The following proteins are encoded in a genomic region of Populus nigra chromosome 16, ddPopNigr1.1, whole genome shotgun sequence:
- the LOC133675612 gene encoding probable ubiquitin-like-specific protease 2A has translation MAKRKREDGTSSADTKSPISETYERMAKHRSCWIHMLAHMYARGKKITKQEAEELRSFKLTSQCYLGTFPCSARSKRRIKHKKAIVKEIREKIKLDSGAFDCYFEHMWRNFSEDKRTFITYFDCLWFNLYTKASFKGKVLTWIKKKQIFSKKYVLVPIVHWSHWSLLIFCHLGESLQSKLRTPCMLLLDSLEKAGPRCLEPDIRKFVLDIYKSEGRAENKELISKIPLLVPKVPQQRGGEECGNYVLYYINLFVQGAPENFCMDGYPYFMKQNWFSPGCLEAFFEKLEPIEM, from the exons ATGGCAAAGAGAAAACGTGAAGATGGAACAAGTTCTGCTGACACCAAATCTCCCATTTCAG AGACTTATGAGCGGATGGCGAAACATCGTTCATGTTGGATACATATGCTAGCACACATGTATGCTCGtggaaagaaaataactaaacaaGAAGCTGAAGAATTAAGGAGCTTCAAGTTAACATCTCAGTGTTATTTGGGCACATTCCCTTGCAGTGCCCGATCAAAGAGGAGAATTAAGCACAAGAAAGCAATTGTAAAAGAGATAAGAGAAAAGATAAAGCTAGATAGCGGAGCATTTGACTGCTACTTCGA ACACATGTGGAGGAACTTCTCGGAAGATAAGAGGACTTTCATTACTTACTTTGATTGCTTATGGTTTAACCTGTACACTAAAGCATCCTTTAAAGGAAAGGTCCTGACATGGATCAAGAAGAAGCAAATTTTTTCGAAGAAATATGTTCTTGTTCCCATCGTCCACTG gAGTCATTGGAGCCTCTTGATCTTCTGTCATCTTGGTGAGAGTCTCCAGTCAAAACTCAGGACACCGTGCATGCTGTTGCTGGATTCACTTGAAAAGGCAGGACCCAGGTGCCTCGAACCAGATATACGAAA gtttgtaTTGGATATTTATAAATCAGAAGGCAGGGCTGAAAATAAAGAGCTTATTTCTAAAATTCCATTGTTGGTGCCCAAG GTGCCACAACAAAGAGGTGGTGAAGAATGTGGCAATTATGTTCTGTACTATATAAATTTGTTTGTTCAGGGTGCTCCAGAGAATTTCTGCATGGATGGCTACCCCTACTTT ATGAAACAAAACTGGTTCAGTCCTGGATGCTTGGAGGCATTTTTTGAGAAACTGGAACCAATTGAAATGTAA
- the LOC133675906 gene encoding 26S proteasome non-ATPase regulatory subunit 6 homolog isoform X1 — translation MENQGETQQPHLVLSHKLFLLTHPDVQDIEKVRLKEEVLTTIKSDDMVPLYETLVAESLLEKDQSLLDLMRAKNEDELKKLDEKIADAEENLGESEVREAHLAKSLFYIRIGDKEKALEQLKVTEGKTVAVGQRMDLVFYTLQLAFFYMDFDLISKSIDKAKNLFEEGGDWERKNRLKVYEGLYCMSSRNFKKAADLFLDSISTFTTYELFPYDTFIFYTVLTSIISLDRVSLKQKVVDAPEILTVIGKIPYLSEFLNSLYDCQYKSFFSAFAGLTEQIKLDRYLHPHFRYYMREVRTVVYSQFLESYKSVTIEAMAKAFGVTVDFIDLELSRFIAAGKLHCKIDKVAGVLETNRPDAKNALYQATIKQGDFLLNRIQKLSRVIDL, via the exons ATGGAAAACCAAGGGGAAACTCAGCAACCGCATCTTGTCCTCTCTCACAAGCTATTCCTCTTGACTCACCCAGACGTCCAAGACATCGAGAAGGTCCGCTTGAAGGAGGAGGTTTTGACCACTATCAAATCCGACG ATATGGTTCCGTTGTATGAAACCCTAGTGGCGGAGTCATTGCTGGAGAAAGATCAGAGTCTTTTGGATTTGATGCGAGCTAAGAATGAAGACGAGCTTAAGAAGCTCGATGAGAA GATTGCTGACGCTGAAGAAAATTTAGGTGAAAGTGAAGTTCGAGAAGCTCATTTAGCTAAATCCTTGTTCTACATTCGGATTGGTGACAAG GAGAAAGCATTGGAACAACTCAAGGTGACAGAAGGCAAAACAGTTGCTGTTGGGCAAAGGATGGACTTGGTGTTCTATACTTTACAGCTTGCATTTTTCTACATGGATTTTGATCTCATTTCCAAGAGCATTGACAAAGCAAAGAA CTTGTTTGAAGAGGGAGGTGACTGGGAAAGGAAGAACCGCTTAAAGGTTTATGAAGGCTTGTATTGCATGTCCTCTCGAAATTTCAAGAAGGCAGCTGACTTATTTTTAGATTCTATCTCAACCTTCACTACATATGAACTTTTCCCATATGATACCTTCATATTTTATACTGTCCTTACAAGCATCATATCGCTGGATAGAGTTTCTTTGAAGCAAAAG GTGGTAGATGCTCCTGAGATCTTGACAGTGATTGGGAAAATCCCATATCTTTCAGAGTTTTTGAACTCTTTGTATGATTGTcaatataaatcatttttctcAGCATTTG CTGGCCTGACTGAGCAAATTAAACTGGACCGTTATTTGCATCCACACTTCCGATATTACATGAGGGAGGTCAGAACTGTTGTCTATTCCCAGTTCTTGGAATCCTACAAGAGTGTTACCATTGAAGCAATGGCTAAGGCTTTCGGGGTGACAGTGGATTTTATTGATCT GGAACTATCACGTTTCATTGCCGCAGGGAAGCTTCACTGCAAGATTGACAAGGTTGCAGGTGTTCTTGAAACCAACCGCCCTGATGCAAAGAACGCTCTCTATCAAGCAACTATCAAGCAAGGAGACTTCTTATTAAACCGGATCCAGAAGCTGTCTCGTGTGATTGATCTTTGA
- the LOC133675906 gene encoding 26S proteasome non-ATPase regulatory subunit 6 homolog isoform X2, producing the protein MVQLVRLNYKIADAEENLGESEVREAHLAKSLFYIRIGDKEKALEQLKVTEGKTVAVGQRMDLVFYTLQLAFFYMDFDLISKSIDKAKNLFEEGGDWERKNRLKVYEGLYCMSSRNFKKAADLFLDSISTFTTYELFPYDTFIFYTVLTSIISLDRVSLKQKVVDAPEILTVIGKIPYLSEFLNSLYDCQYKSFFSAFAGLTEQIKLDRYLHPHFRYYMREVRTVVYSQFLESYKSVTIEAMAKAFGVTVDFIDLELSRFIAAGKLHCKIDKVAGVLETNRPDAKNALYQATIKQGDFLLNRIQKLSRVIDL; encoded by the exons ATGGTTCAGTTGGTCAGGTTGAACTACAA GATTGCTGACGCTGAAGAAAATTTAGGTGAAAGTGAAGTTCGAGAAGCTCATTTAGCTAAATCCTTGTTCTACATTCGGATTGGTGACAAG GAGAAAGCATTGGAACAACTCAAGGTGACAGAAGGCAAAACAGTTGCTGTTGGGCAAAGGATGGACTTGGTGTTCTATACTTTACAGCTTGCATTTTTCTACATGGATTTTGATCTCATTTCCAAGAGCATTGACAAAGCAAAGAA CTTGTTTGAAGAGGGAGGTGACTGGGAAAGGAAGAACCGCTTAAAGGTTTATGAAGGCTTGTATTGCATGTCCTCTCGAAATTTCAAGAAGGCAGCTGACTTATTTTTAGATTCTATCTCAACCTTCACTACATATGAACTTTTCCCATATGATACCTTCATATTTTATACTGTCCTTACAAGCATCATATCGCTGGATAGAGTTTCTTTGAAGCAAAAG GTGGTAGATGCTCCTGAGATCTTGACAGTGATTGGGAAAATCCCATATCTTTCAGAGTTTTTGAACTCTTTGTATGATTGTcaatataaatcatttttctcAGCATTTG CTGGCCTGACTGAGCAAATTAAACTGGACCGTTATTTGCATCCACACTTCCGATATTACATGAGGGAGGTCAGAACTGTTGTCTATTCCCAGTTCTTGGAATCCTACAAGAGTGTTACCATTGAAGCAATGGCTAAGGCTTTCGGGGTGACAGTGGATTTTATTGATCT GGAACTATCACGTTTCATTGCCGCAGGGAAGCTTCACTGCAAGATTGACAAGGTTGCAGGTGTTCTTGAAACCAACCGCCCTGATGCAAAGAACGCTCTCTATCAAGCAACTATCAAGCAAGGAGACTTCTTATTAAACCGGATCCAGAAGCTGTCTCGTGTGATTGATCTTTGA